In a single window of the Bacillus clarus genome:
- a CDS encoding chitinase, whose protein sequence is MVTKFKLICCILVISLLLPLNPLHTKATTNLSSKLLVGYWHNFDNGTGIIKLRDVSPKWDVINVSFGETGGDRSTVEFTPVYGTEAEFKSDISYLKGKGKKIVLSIGGQNGVVLLPDPASKQRFINSIQSLIDKYGFDGIDIDLESGIYLNGNDTDFKNPTTPQIVNLISAIRTISDHYGPNFLLSMAPETAYVQGGFSAYSSIWGAYLPIIYGVKDKLTYIHVQHYNAGSGIGMDGNNYNQGTADYEVAMADMLLHGFPIAGNPNNIFPALRSDQVMIGLPAAPAAAPSGGYISPAEMKKALDYIIKGTSFGGKYKLSSQTSYPAFRGLMSWSINWDAKNNFEFSNSYRAYFDTITTQK, encoded by the coding sequence ATGGTAACAAAGTTCAAATTGATTTGTTGTATTTTAGTAATTTCCTTACTTCTCCCCTTAAATCCCTTACACACAAAAGCTACAACTAATTTAAGCTCGAAGTTACTCGTTGGATACTGGCATAATTTTGATAACGGTACAGGTATTATTAAATTAAGAGACGTTTCGCCAAAATGGGATGTTATTAACGTATCTTTCGGTGAAACTGGTGGAGATCGATCGACTGTTGAATTTACTCCTGTTTATGGTACAGAGGCTGAATTTAAATCTGATATTTCTTATTTAAAAGGTAAAGGAAAAAAAATCGTTCTTTCAATAGGAGGGCAAAATGGAGTTGTTTTACTCCCTGACCCCGCTTCTAAACAGCGTTTTATTAACTCTATACAATCTCTTATTGATAAATACGGATTTGACGGAATAGATATTGATCTTGAATCAGGTATTTACTTAAATGGTAATGACACTGATTTTAAAAATCCAACAACTCCTCAAATCGTGAATCTTATCTCAGCTATTCGGACAATTTCAGACCATTACGGTCCAAATTTTCTATTAAGTATGGCTCCTGAAACAGCTTACGTACAAGGAGGATTTAGCGCATATAGTAGTATATGGGGAGCATATTTACCTATTATTTACGGCGTTAAAGATAAACTAACATATATTCATGTCCAACATTATAATGCTGGTAGTGGTATTGGGATGGATGGCAATAACTATAATCAAGGTACTGCAGATTACGAAGTTGCGATGGCAGATATGTTACTACATGGCTTTCCGATAGCTGGAAATCCTAATAATATTTTTCCAGCCCTTCGCTCAGATCAAGTTATGATTGGTCTTCCAGCTGCACCAGCCGCTGCTCCAAGCGGTGGATATATTTCTCCTGCTGAAATGAAAAAAGCTTTAGATTACATTATAAAAGGCACATCCTTTGGCGGAAAGTACAAACTCTCATCCCAAACAAGCTATCCTGCATTTCGCGGACTAATGTCTTGGTCCATTAATTGGGATGCAAAAAACAACTTTGAATTCTCTAACAGCTACAGAGCGTATTTCGATACAATTACTACCCAAAAATAA
- a CDS encoding M20 metallopeptidase family protein, protein MIEIWHEELEDLYKQMVLWRRDFHQYPELSFQEVETAKKIAEILKDFHIDIKTDVGGRGIIGVIEGGKPGKVVALRADFDALPIQDEKQVSYKSKVPGVMHACGHDGHTATLLGVAKVLSDNREHLSGKVVLIHQHAEEKEPGGAIAMIEDGCLEEVDVIFGTHLSSQMPLGIVGARTGAMMAAADTFEVKIQGRGGHGGMPHYTVDAIIVATQVINQLQLLVSRKVDPLQSAVLTVGTFHAGQADNIIADTATFTGTIRTLDPEVREFMEKEFKRIVEGICHSLHAEVTVQYKRGYPILINHIDETNRFMQIAERDFGKERVLEVPPIMGGEDFAYYLEHVPGAFFFTGAGNEEIRATYPHHHPQFDFDERAMVVGGKLFLSLVYSYLNNENKEESFHEMSMNKTE, encoded by the coding sequence ATGATAGAAATATGGCATGAAGAGCTGGAAGATTTATATAAACAAATGGTTTTATGGCGAAGAGATTTTCATCAATACCCAGAGTTATCGTTTCAAGAAGTAGAAACCGCTAAAAAAATAGCTGAAATCTTAAAAGATTTTCATATTGATATAAAAACTGATGTAGGAGGAAGAGGGATAATTGGTGTAATTGAAGGTGGAAAGCCTGGGAAAGTAGTAGCGTTACGCGCTGATTTTGATGCATTACCTATTCAAGATGAGAAACAAGTTTCATACAAATCAAAAGTTCCAGGTGTCATGCATGCCTGTGGACATGATGGACATACAGCAACACTTTTAGGAGTTGCGAAAGTATTGAGTGATAATCGGGAACATCTCTCTGGAAAAGTAGTTCTTATTCATCAACATGCAGAAGAAAAAGAGCCCGGTGGTGCAATTGCAATGATTGAAGATGGCTGCTTGGAGGAAGTAGATGTTATTTTTGGCACACACTTATCTTCTCAAATGCCTTTAGGTATCGTTGGGGCAAGAACTGGAGCGATGATGGCAGCCGCGGATACTTTTGAAGTAAAGATTCAAGGACGAGGTGGACATGGAGGGATGCCGCATTACACTGTAGATGCAATTATTGTAGCAACGCAAGTGATTAATCAGCTACAACTTTTAGTTAGTCGGAAAGTAGATCCACTTCAATCTGCAGTGTTAACAGTTGGTACGTTTCATGCTGGTCAAGCAGATAATATTATTGCGGATACGGCTACATTTACAGGAACAATTCGGACGTTAGATCCTGAAGTGAGAGAATTTATGGAGAAGGAATTCAAACGAATTGTTGAGGGAATTTGTCATTCTCTTCATGCTGAAGTAACAGTTCAATATAAACGTGGTTATCCAATATTAATCAATCATATTGATGAGACAAATCGTTTTATGCAGATTGCAGAGCGTGATTTTGGAAAAGAGAGAGTATTAGAAGTGCCACCAATTATGGGGGGGGAAGATTTTGCATATTATTTAGAACATGTTCCGGGAGCTTTCTTCTTTACTGGTGCAGGAAATGAAGAAATAAGAGCGACATATCCACATCATCATCCGCAATTTGATTTTGATGAACGTGCGATGGTAGTTGGTGGGAAACTATTTTTAAGTCTTGTATATAGCTACTTAAACAATGAAAATAAAGAAGAATCTTTCCATGAGATGAGTATGAATAAAACAGAGTAA
- a CDS encoding metallophosphoesterase — protein sequence MNTHHIEKEKKKSILKKIIIVSFISVLVIPASIYIYATEIERRLIAVTWNEIEASTIPKEFNGKKILQFSDVHLGAEFTLKQLDGLVKKMNELRPDIVVFTGDLIDKFGSYTSEREEAKGILRKIHAPLGKYAVFGNHDRGGGGSLFYKRYMEEAGFSVLVNEVQKIKTENGKYITISGLDDFLLGKPQIDSILKKLKSEDFNMLLVHEPDVVDKVTTYPVDFQISGHSHGGQVQLPFMGPLVTTKLAEKYVEGMYELEGNSKPLYLYVNRGIGTTRMPIRFWSMPELSVFVLKKVA from the coding sequence ATGAATACTCATCATATAGAAAAAGAAAAGAAGAAATCGATTTTAAAGAAAATCATTATTGTTAGTTTCATAAGTGTATTGGTTATCCCAGCGAGCATTTATATATATGCAACAGAAATAGAGCGAAGATTAATAGCAGTCACATGGAATGAAATAGAGGCCTCTACTATTCCTAAAGAATTTAATGGTAAAAAAATATTGCAATTCTCAGATGTACATTTAGGAGCGGAATTTACTCTTAAACAGCTAGATGGCTTAGTGAAAAAAATGAATGAATTACGTCCGGATATAGTAGTTTTTACAGGTGATTTAATTGATAAATTTGGATCTTATACTTCGGAAAGAGAAGAGGCAAAAGGTATATTGAGAAAAATCCATGCGCCTCTTGGGAAATATGCTGTATTTGGGAATCATGATAGAGGCGGTGGCGGAAGTTTATTTTATAAAAGATACATGGAGGAAGCTGGTTTTTCTGTTCTAGTAAATGAAGTGCAAAAAATTAAGACAGAAAACGGTAAGTATATTACCATTTCAGGTTTAGATGATTTCTTATTAGGGAAGCCGCAAATAGATTCGATTTTAAAAAAGTTAAAGAGCGAAGATTTTAATATGTTATTAGTACATGAACCTGATGTTGTAGATAAAGTGACTACATATCCAGTGGATTTTCAAATTTCAGGGCATAGTCATGGAGGACAAGTCCAACTTCCCTTTATGGGTCCTTTAGTTACGACAAAGTTAGCTGAAAAATATGTTGAAGGTATGTATGAATTAGAAGGAAACAGCAAACCGTTATATTTATACGTGAATCGTGGAATTGGAACGACCCGAATGCCTATTAGGTTTTGGAGTATGCCTGAGCTTTCTGTTTTTGTATTAAAAAAAGTGGCTTAA
- a CDS encoding formate/nitrite transporter family protein, with protein MSVYTPEEITTLAANSGRKKAYLPLLSMLILGFFGGAFIALGYLLDIHVIGTMPKSWGSFTSFLGAAVFPIGLILVILAGGELVTGNMMTVSMAWFQKKITLSRVIRNLVIITVSNFIGAMFVAYFFGHIVGLTEGAYLSKTVSIAQAKLHDTPLQAFISAIGCNWLVCLAVWLSMGSKELSGKIIGIWFPVMTFVAIGFQHVVANMFVIPAAIFSGHLTWGDYFPNFIVVFFGNLVGGMLFVALPYFIAYNKQQSSHNNAAEAKKNSLSA; from the coding sequence ATGTCTGTCTATACACCAGAAGAAATCACTACGTTAGCTGCTAATTCTGGAAGAAAAAAAGCCTATTTACCATTACTCTCTATGCTAATTCTCGGATTTTTTGGAGGTGCTTTCATTGCGCTAGGCTATTTACTCGATATTCATGTTATTGGAACAATGCCGAAATCTTGGGGATCATTTACTAGTTTTCTAGGCGCTGCTGTTTTCCCAATTGGTCTTATACTCGTTATCCTTGCAGGTGGTGAATTAGTAACTGGTAATATGATGACTGTTTCGATGGCCTGGTTTCAAAAAAAGATTACTTTATCTCGAGTGATAAGAAACTTAGTTATTATTACGGTTAGTAACTTTATTGGAGCTATGTTCGTAGCCTATTTTTTTGGTCATATTGTTGGATTAACAGAAGGAGCTTATCTATCAAAAACAGTGTCAATTGCCCAAGCTAAACTACATGATACACCACTACAAGCATTCATATCTGCTATTGGGTGTAATTGGCTCGTTTGTTTAGCTGTTTGGCTCAGTATGGGCAGTAAAGAACTTAGTGGAAAAATTATCGGTATTTGGTTCCCTGTTATGACCTTCGTGGCTATCGGATTCCAACACGTTGTAGCGAATATGTTTGTCATTCCAGCTGCTATTTTTTCTGGTCATTTGACTTGGGGTGATTATTTTCCAAACTTTATTGTCGTTTTCTTTGGAAACCTAGTAGGTGGTATGCTCTTTGTAGCGTTACCGTATTTCATAGCCTATAATAAACAGCAATCTTCACATAATAATGCGGCAGAAGCAAAGAAAAATTCACTATCTGCTTAA
- a CDS encoding HU family DNA-binding protein translates to MNKTELIKNVAQTAEISQKDATVVVQTVVESITNTLAVGEKVQLIGFGTFEVRERAARTGRNPQTGEEMQIAASKVPAFKAGKELKEAVK, encoded by the coding sequence ATGAATAAAACAGAATTAATTAAAAACGTAGCACAAACAGCTGAAATTTCTCAAAAGGATGCTACTGTAGTTGTACAAACTGTAGTAGAATCAATCACAAACACTTTAGCTGTTGGTGAAAAAGTTCAACTTATCGGATTCGGTACATTCGAAGTTCGTGAAAGAGCTGCTCGTACAGGCCGTAACCCACAAACAGGTGAAGAAATGCAAATCGCAGCTTCTAAAGTACCTGCGTTTAAAGCTGGTAAAGAATTAAAAGAAGCAGTAAAATAA
- a CDS encoding VOC family protein, giving the protein MSDTKTLRGLTTVSFWAVDLAAAKEWYAALLGITPYFERPGYAEFRLGDYQHELGLIDSRYAPHGSTTRPAGGAIVYWHVDDVTAIFEKLLSMGAKEHEAPTVRGQGFITASVVDPFGNMLGIMYNQHYLEVLGSIRKE; this is encoded by the coding sequence ATGAGCGACACAAAGACATTAAGAGGACTCACCACTGTCAGTTTTTGGGCGGTTGATTTAGCGGCGGCAAAGGAGTGGTACGCCGCGTTGTTGGGCATCACCCCATACTTCGAACGTCCAGGATATGCCGAGTTTCGTCTTGGCGACTATCAGCATGAGTTGGGCCTGATCGATAGCCGCTATGCGCCCCATGGTTCGACGACCAGACCGGCCGGTGGTGCTATCGTATACTGGCACGTTGACGATGTGACAGCGATTTTCGAGAAGCTGCTATCTATGGGAGCAAAAGAACACGAAGCACCCACAGTTCGTGGTCAGGGGTTCATTACTGCCTCCGTAGTTGATCCCTTTGGGAATATGCTAGGCATTATGTATAATCAACACTATTTGGAAGTTTTAGGTTCAATCAGAAAAGAGTGA
- a CDS encoding metal-sensing transcriptional repressor → MDHKEHEAATTHRSQKEKEQIINRLKRIEGQVRGIQNMIENDRYCVDILVQISAINAAMKKVGMGVLKNHTSHCVSDAIKNGNGDEAIEELMTVFERFSKA, encoded by the coding sequence ATGGATCATAAAGAGCATGAAGCAGCTACTACGCATAGATCGCAAAAAGAAAAAGAACAAATTATAAATAGATTAAAGAGAATTGAAGGGCAAGTACGTGGTATTCAAAATATGATTGAAAATGATCGTTATTGCGTCGATATTTTAGTACAGATTTCAGCTATTAACGCAGCGATGAAAAAAGTAGGGATGGGTGTCCTGAAAAATCATACAAGTCATTGTGTTTCTGACGCTATTAAAAATGGGAATGGTGACGAAGCAATTGAAGAGTTAATGACAGTATTTGAGCGTTTTTCAAAGGCTTAA
- a CDS encoding helix-turn-helix transcriptional regulator, translating to MYEKVTKEITLLTNNMNTINQFQEEFLKIVSKAIPFEAACFTTIDPNIFLSTGAYTDASIEKIHPELFMNEFLEEDYNKFKDLVLKGHYVSSLHNATDGNRIKSSRYRNILMPAGFQDEVRVVFISKGKCFGHLSLFRSNTNALFHYDECLYLSTIISLVGDALRRVFIVCSAERIEKIETGTAILNEEDLPRPIRAVCSRVKANQNDKELMSKEEKVCMRLSSGQCIVIRASKLECYSSLANCYVVLLEMARPEDAFLLIVDSYNLSLREKEVIDGILRGMTTKELAEELRISKYTVQDHLKSIFNKVGVYSRSELVWEVFSKFSFPVEIR from the coding sequence ATTTATGAAAAGGTGACGAAAGAAATTACATTATTAACGAATAATATGAATACAATCAATCAGTTTCAAGAAGAGTTTTTAAAAATAGTAAGTAAGGCGATTCCATTTGAGGCAGCGTGTTTTACGACAATTGACCCTAATATTTTTTTATCTACTGGGGCATATACAGATGCAAGTATTGAAAAAATTCATCCAGAGTTGTTCATGAATGAGTTTTTAGAAGAAGACTATAATAAATTTAAAGATCTTGTTCTAAAAGGTCATTATGTATCTTCCTTACATAATGCTACCGATGGCAACCGGATAAAAAGTTCAAGATATCGTAATATTTTAATGCCAGCAGGTTTTCAGGATGAAGTAAGAGTTGTATTTATTAGTAAAGGGAAATGCTTTGGACATCTTAGTTTATTTCGGAGTAATACAAATGCTCTATTTCATTATGATGAGTGCTTGTATCTTTCAACTATTATTTCTTTAGTTGGAGATGCATTAAGACGTGTTTTTATAGTATGTTCAGCTGAAAGAATTGAAAAGATAGAGACTGGTACTGCTATATTAAACGAGGAAGATTTACCAAGACCAATACGTGCTGTTTGTTCACGAGTGAAGGCAAACCAAAATGATAAAGAATTAATGAGTAAAGAAGAAAAAGTTTGTATGAGGTTATCAAGTGGGCAATGTATAGTTATTCGTGCTAGTAAACTGGAATGCTATAGTAGTTTGGCGAATTGTTATGTTGTGTTATTGGAAATGGCAAGACCAGAAGATGCTTTTCTGCTTATTGTCGACTCTTATAACCTTTCATTAAGAGAAAAGGAAGTAATAGATGGGATACTTAGAGGAATGACAACTAAAGAATTAGCAGAGGAGTTGCGAATTTCTAAATATACAGTTCAAGATCATTTGAAATCCATTTTTAATAAAGTAGGTGTATATAGTAGAAGTGAGCTTGTATGGGAAGTTTTCTCGAAGTTTTCTTTTCCTGTAGAAATAAGATGA
- a CDS encoding alpha/beta hydrolase: protein MNTGIEKQQIITSNTEQWKIYSTVENREYQIHISKPKQPAPDSGYPVIYVLDGNAFFQTFHEAIKIQSVRAEKTGVSPAIVVGIGYPIKGAFSGAERCYDFTPSILSENAPLKPDGKPWPKSGGAHNFLKFIEEELKPQIENSFEIDRGKQTIFGHSLGGLFALHVLFTNINAFQNYFISSPSIWWNNQSVLEKEGTFIKELNKENAEARVFLTVGGLEREHMVVDANALSERFLQLQHDKFRFKFYEAEGENHASVVPTSLSKGLRFISHV, encoded by the coding sequence ATGAACACTGGTATCGAAAAACAACAAATTATAACGTCGAATACAGAACAGTGGAAGATATACTCAACAGTAGAGAATCGTGAGTATCAAATTCATATTTCAAAACCGAAACAGCCAGCGCCTGATTCCGGTTATCCCGTCATATATGTATTAGATGGTAATGCTTTTTTTCAAACGTTTCATGAAGCAATTAAAATTCAGTCAGTAAGAGCAGAAAAAACAGGTGTTTCGCCAGCTATCGTAGTCGGTATTGGTTATCCGATTAAAGGAGCATTTTCAGGTGCTGAAAGGTGCTATGATTTTACGCCATCCATACTTTCAGAGAATGCACCACTAAAACCAGACGGTAAGCCGTGGCCTAAATCAGGCGGGGCACATAACTTTTTGAAATTTATTGAAGAAGAATTGAAGCCTCAAATTGAAAATAGTTTTGAAATTGATAGGGGAAAACAAACGATATTTGGTCATTCCCTTGGGGGGTTATTTGCACTGCATGTATTATTTACAAACATAAACGCTTTTCAAAATTATTTCATTAGTAGTCCGTCTATTTGGTGGAATAATCAATCTGTCCTTGAAAAGGAAGGTACATTTATAAAAGAGCTAAATAAAGAGAATGCTGAAGCTAGAGTCTTTCTTACAGTTGGTGGATTGGAAAGAGAGCATATGGTTGTAGATGCAAATGCATTATCAGAACGTTTCCTTCAATTGCAACATGATAAATTTAGATTTAAGTTTTATGAGGCTGAAGGAGAGAATCACGCGTCTGTCGTACCAACCTCTTTAAGTAAAGGGCTAAGATTTATTAGTCATGTATAG
- a CDS encoding ABC transporter ATP-binding protein, producing the protein MNVLSAENLETSYEKLTVFRDLNVEIQEGKVTTIIGPNGCGKSTLLKTMGRILKQKSGKVYLQGQDLNTISTKQIAKQLALLPQNPIAPGELKVEELISYGRYPHRNNVNKLTSKDKEMIDWALDITKTSAFRTRQIANLSGGQRQKVWLAMALAQETEVLLLDEPTTYLDMSHQLEVLQIVEKLNREHNCTVVMVLHDINHAARFSDEIIAMKEGKIITTGNPMKIITNEVLKNVFHIDARVMIDPYNGAPVCFGYDSVFQEEKAEMYVTS; encoded by the coding sequence GTGAATGTTTTAAGTGCAGAAAACTTAGAAACGAGTTATGAGAAACTGACGGTGTTTCGTGATTTAAATGTGGAAATACAAGAAGGAAAAGTAACGACGATTATAGGACCAAATGGCTGCGGAAAATCTACATTACTAAAAACAATGGGGCGTATTTTAAAACAAAAAAGCGGTAAAGTGTATTTACAAGGACAGGATTTAAATACGATTTCAACGAAGCAAATCGCAAAACAATTAGCTTTACTTCCGCAAAATCCTATTGCTCCAGGAGAGCTGAAAGTAGAAGAGTTAATTTCTTATGGGCGTTATCCCCATCGTAATAACGTGAATAAGCTAACGTCAAAAGATAAAGAAATGATTGATTGGGCATTAGATATTACAAAAACATCAGCATTCCGTACAAGGCAAATTGCAAATTTATCGGGTGGACAAAGACAAAAGGTATGGTTAGCGATGGCGTTAGCACAAGAAACAGAAGTTTTATTATTAGATGAGCCAACTACATACCTTGATATGTCCCATCAATTAGAAGTGTTGCAAATAGTTGAGAAGTTGAATAGGGAGCATAATTGTACGGTTGTCATGGTGTTACATGATATTAACCATGCAGCTAGATTTTCTGACGAAATTATTGCGATGAAAGAAGGAAAGATTATTACAACGGGGAATCCAATGAAAATCATAACAAATGAAGTGTTAAAAAATGTGTTTCATATAGATGCAAGGGTAATGATAGATCCGTATAATGGTGCTCCCGTTTGTTTTGGTTACGATAGTGTGTTTCAAGAAGAAAAGGCAGAAATGTATGTAACAAGCTAA
- a CDS encoding FecCD family ABC transporter permease — MLKSSSQRFVMTMGISIFLILCAIYISLTNGTFDITVTDVFRTIFRIDPVPEHDLVIFDFRLPRIVIAGLVGLGLGVAGAVIQGITRNGLADPGILGVNAGAGTAIVIFMFFFQGQIKSTDWISIMMMPMFGLIGGLGAAVLIYIFSWRNGKLDSQRLLLTGIAIGSGFGAFSMYLSLKMKATDFEMAAVWVSGSIYSANWKYIVAMLPWLIILIPIIKRKAYLLDLFQLEETSITSLGVSVEREKSILLLSSIGLVSACVAFSGSIGFVGLMAPHIAKRLVGIQHKHVIPVCGVIGMLLVIASDFIAKTIFTPVELPVGIVISIVGVPYFLYLLYKAKA; from the coding sequence ATGCTTAAAAGTTCAAGTCAACGTTTTGTAATGACTATGGGCATTAGTATATTTTTAATTTTGTGTGCGATTTATATTAGTTTAACGAATGGTACATTTGATATTACGGTTACGGACGTATTCCGAACGATTTTTCGGATTGATCCTGTACCTGAACATGATTTAGTTATATTTGATTTTAGACTTCCTCGAATTGTAATTGCTGGATTAGTAGGATTAGGGCTTGGCGTTGCTGGTGCTGTTATTCAAGGGATTACAAGAAACGGTTTAGCTGATCCAGGTATTTTAGGAGTAAATGCTGGTGCAGGAACTGCAATTGTAATTTTTATGTTCTTCTTCCAAGGACAAATAAAAAGTACTGATTGGATTTCTATTATGATGATGCCGATGTTCGGCTTAATTGGCGGGTTAGGTGCAGCTGTATTAATTTACATATTTTCTTGGCGGAATGGGAAATTAGATTCGCAGCGTCTTTTACTAACAGGAATTGCAATAGGATCAGGATTTGGGGCATTTTCTATGTATTTATCACTGAAAATGAAAGCAACTGATTTTGAAATGGCAGCTGTTTGGGTTTCTGGAAGTATATATAGTGCAAACTGGAAATATATTGTTGCTATGTTGCCATGGCTCATTATATTAATACCTATTATAAAAAGAAAAGCGTATTTACTCGATTTATTCCAATTGGAAGAGACGAGTATTACAAGTTTAGGAGTTTCAGTAGAGAGAGAAAAATCTATTTTATTATTAAGTAGTATTGGGTTAGTAAGTGCGTGTGTTGCTTTTTCAGGTAGTATTGGATTTGTTGGATTAATGGCACCACATATTGCTAAGCGCCTTGTCGGTATTCAGCATAAGCATGTTATTCCTGTATGTGGAGTAATAGGCATGTTACTTGTCATCGCTTCTGATTTTATTGCGAAAACAATATTTACACCTGTAGAATTGCCAGTTGGGATTGTTATTTCAATTGTCGGTGTGCCGTATTTCTTATATTTACTTTACAAGGCGAAAGCGTAA
- a CDS encoding FecCD family ABC transporter permease, translating to MQKTNSVPVTFLCVAPILILLTVILSILYGAKNIDVETVWNALFHFDSGDVNHNIIITSRLPRVVAALLVGAFLAISGALMQGMTRNYLASPSIMGVTDGAAFAITICMVFLPGMSSINMILCSMVGSALGAGIVFGFGSLLRNGLSPVRLAIIGTVIGTFLSSVSAAIASYFQISQNVSFWFNAKLDQVDPNIIKLTIPFGVVGIILALLISKSITILSLGEEVSINLGQRTKLVKAMAILSVIFLTGTAVALVGKVGFVGLIIPHITRFLIGVDYKWIVPCSGVIGGVFLALCDVLSRFINYPFETPIGVVTSLIGIPFFLYLIRTRGGERHA from the coding sequence ATGCAGAAAACAAATTCGGTACCAGTAACGTTTTTATGTGTAGCACCCATACTGATTTTACTTACAGTTATACTTTCTATTTTATATGGGGCGAAAAACATTGATGTTGAAACAGTTTGGAATGCATTATTCCATTTTGATTCGGGCGATGTAAATCACAATATTATTATTACTTCTCGTTTACCAAGGGTAGTTGCAGCTCTTTTAGTAGGAGCATTTCTAGCGATATCAGGAGCACTTATGCAGGGGATGACAAGAAACTATCTTGCATCCCCTTCTATTATGGGTGTGACGGATGGAGCAGCTTTTGCAATTACAATTTGCATGGTATTCCTTCCAGGAATGTCTTCGATCAATATGATTTTATGTTCGATGGTGGGATCTGCGCTAGGAGCTGGAATTGTTTTCGGATTCGGATCACTACTGCGAAATGGATTATCGCCAGTAAGATTAGCAATTATAGGAACTGTTATAGGTACATTTTTAAGTAGTGTTTCCGCTGCAATTGCTTCTTATTTTCAAATTTCTCAAAATGTTAGTTTTTGGTTCAATGCCAAGCTAGATCAAGTAGATCCGAATATAATTAAGTTAACGATACCTTTTGGTGTAGTTGGCATTATTTTAGCGCTTTTAATATCGAAATCTATTACAATTCTTTCTTTAGGAGAAGAGGTTTCTATTAATTTAGGTCAACGTACAAAACTAGTAAAAGCGATGGCAATTCTATCTGTTATCTTTTTAACGGGAACGGCAGTTGCTTTAGTAGGAAAAGTTGGTTTTGTGGGATTAATTATTCCTCATATTACTCGCTTTTTAATTGGCGTAGATTATAAATGGATTGTACCGTGTTCTGGAGTTATTGGTGGGGTTTTTCTAGCTTTATGTGATGTATTAAGTAGATTTATAAATTATCCATTTGAAACACCGATTGGAGTCGTTACGTCTTTAATTGGGATTCCTTTCTTCCTTTATTTAATTCGTACAAGAGGAGGAGAGAGACATGCTTAA